Proteins co-encoded in one Cupriavidus taiwanensis genomic window:
- a CDS encoding SDR family NAD(P)-dependent oxidoreductase, which yields MELNASVSAVVTGGASGLGAATARALAAQGVRVALFDLNAEKGEALARELGGVFCQVNVTSEAEVEAGFAKARAAIGQERILVNCAGTGNAIKTASRSKEAPDQIKHFPSDAFERIIQINLIGTFRCIARSAAGMLTLDTAGGERGVIINTASVAAQDGQMGQAAYSASKAGVVGMTLPIARDLAGEGIRVNTILPGIFNTPLLQGAAENVKAALAASVPFPKRLGQPEEFASLAVEMCRNGYFNGESVRLDGAIRMAPR from the coding sequence ATGGAACTCAATGCATCGGTATCGGCAGTGGTGACGGGTGGCGCTTCGGGGCTGGGCGCGGCCACCGCGCGGGCGCTGGCGGCCCAGGGCGTGCGCGTCGCCCTGTTCGACCTGAACGCCGAGAAGGGCGAAGCGCTGGCGCGTGAACTTGGCGGCGTGTTCTGCCAGGTCAACGTGACCTCCGAGGCCGAAGTCGAGGCCGGCTTTGCCAAGGCGCGCGCCGCCATCGGCCAGGAGCGCATCCTGGTCAACTGCGCCGGCACCGGCAATGCCATCAAGACCGCCTCGCGTTCCAAGGAGGCGCCGGACCAGATCAAGCACTTCCCGTCCGATGCCTTCGAGCGCATCATCCAGATCAACCTGATCGGCACCTTCCGCTGCATTGCACGTTCGGCCGCCGGCATGCTGACGCTGGATACCGCCGGCGGCGAGCGCGGCGTGATCATCAACACCGCCTCGGTGGCGGCGCAGGACGGCCAGATGGGGCAGGCGGCGTACTCGGCGTCGAAGGCCGGCGTGGTCGGCATGACGCTGCCGATCGCGCGCGACCTGGCGGGCGAGGGCATCCGCGTCAACACCATCCTGCCCGGCATCTTCAATACGCCGCTGCTGCAGGGCGCGGCCGAGAACGTTAAGGCCGCGCTGGCCGCGTCGGTGCCGTTCCCGAAGCGCCTGGGGCAGCCGGAAGAATTTGCCTCGCTGGCCGTCGAGATGTGCCGCAACGGCTATTTCAACGGCGAGTCGGTGCGCCTGGACGGCGCCATCCGCATGGCGCCGCGCTGA
- a CDS encoding DUF421 domain-containing protein, translating to MDLSFDWREALLFTLSPLEIIVRGTLMYWALFLLFRFVARRDVGSLGIADLLVIVIVADAAQNGMAGKGESVADAVLLVVTLIAWNRLIDLLSFHFEAFQRFAAPRKVLLVRDGAKLRENMQRESITDEELEAKYREEGLDSLDQVKALYLEADGKVSVIKKK from the coding sequence ATGGACCTGTCGTTCGACTGGCGCGAAGCCCTCCTCTTCACCCTGTCGCCGCTCGAGATCATCGTGCGCGGCACGCTGATGTACTGGGCGCTGTTCCTGCTGTTCCGCTTCGTCGCGCGGCGCGACGTCGGCTCGCTGGGCATTGCCGACCTGCTGGTGATCGTGATCGTTGCCGACGCGGCGCAGAACGGCATGGCCGGCAAGGGCGAGAGCGTCGCCGATGCCGTGCTGCTGGTGGTCACGCTGATCGCCTGGAACCGGCTGATCGACCTGTTGTCCTTCCATTTCGAGGCGTTCCAGCGCTTTGCCGCCCCGCGCAAGGTCCTGCTGGTGCGCGATGGCGCCAAGCTGCGGGAAAACATGCAGCGCGAATCGATCACCGACGAGGAGCTCGAAGCCAAATACCGCGAGGAAGGCCTCGATTCGCTGGACCAGGTCAAGGCGCTGTACCTGGAGGCTGACGGCAAGGTCAGCGTGATCAAGAAGAAATAG
- a CDS encoding fatty acid--CoA ligase, translating to MDFSYLTTLPHAVRHFARLRPQAVAYSFEGRQTTYAGFERNTDRVAQGLLAEGVRAGDRIGYIGKNSDHYFELLLGAAKAGAVMAPASWRLAPPEVEFILAHCDAVVLFVGAESAAMVRNLLPALPLVRKVVVMEPCDGQGDWPCYTDWRDAQPATPPAHQPAAHDVVLQLYTSGTTGRPKGAMLTHRNLTIGTEVSEREHLAWSHWVADDISLVAMPVAHIGGSGWGLRNLLSGAKGVVAREFDPRAVLDFIEKERVSKLFLVPAAMQIVLRDPRARQVDYSRLKYLLYGAAPIPAALLREGIEVFGCGFVQQYGMTETTGTIVALPPEDHTTDEVPRMRAAGKALPGVELKVVDYEGRQLAPGEVGEVVVRSQHNMAGYWKQPEETARTIDAEGWLRTGDAGYMDAEGYLYIHDRVKDMIISGGENVYPAEVESAIYGHPQVADVAVIGVPDEKWGEAVKAIVVLKPGQAADRDAILAWTRQRVAGFKVPKSIEFVDALPRNPSGKLLRRKLREPFWEGMNRQVN from the coding sequence ATGGATTTCAGCTATCTGACGACGCTGCCTCACGCGGTGCGCCATTTCGCGCGCCTGCGGCCGCAGGCGGTGGCGTATTCGTTCGAAGGCCGGCAGACCACGTATGCCGGGTTCGAGCGCAACACGGACCGCGTGGCGCAGGGCTTGCTGGCCGAAGGCGTGCGCGCGGGCGATCGCATCGGCTATATCGGCAAGAACAGCGACCACTATTTCGAGCTGCTGCTGGGCGCGGCCAAGGCCGGGGCGGTGATGGCGCCGGCGAGCTGGCGCCTGGCCCCGCCCGAGGTGGAGTTCATCCTCGCGCATTGCGATGCGGTGGTGCTGTTTGTCGGCGCCGAGTCGGCGGCGATGGTGCGCAACCTGCTGCCGGCGCTGCCGCTGGTGCGCAAGGTGGTGGTGATGGAGCCGTGCGACGGGCAGGGCGACTGGCCCTGCTACACCGACTGGCGCGACGCGCAGCCGGCCACGCCGCCGGCGCATCAGCCGGCGGCGCACGACGTGGTGCTGCAGCTGTACACGTCGGGCACCACCGGGCGCCCCAAGGGCGCGATGCTGACGCACCGCAACCTGACCATCGGCACCGAGGTCAGCGAGCGCGAACACCTGGCCTGGTCGCACTGGGTCGCCGACGATATTTCGCTGGTGGCGATGCCGGTGGCGCATATCGGCGGCTCCGGCTGGGGCCTGCGCAACCTGCTGTCCGGCGCCAAGGGCGTGGTCGCGCGCGAGTTCGATCCGCGCGCGGTGCTCGACTTCATCGAGAAGGAGCGCGTCAGCAAGCTGTTCCTGGTGCCGGCCGCGATGCAGATCGTGCTGCGCGACCCGCGCGCGCGCCAGGTCGACTATTCGCGCCTGAAGTACCTGCTGTACGGCGCCGCGCCGATTCCCGCGGCGCTGCTGCGCGAAGGCATCGAAGTGTTCGGCTGCGGCTTCGTGCAGCAGTACGGCATGACCGAGACCACCGGCACCATCGTCGCGCTGCCGCCCGAAGACCACACCACCGACGAGGTCCCGCGCATGCGCGCCGCGGGCAAGGCGCTGCCGGGGGTCGAGCTGAAGGTGGTCGATTACGAAGGGCGCCAGCTGGCACCGGGCGAGGTCGGCGAAGTGGTGGTGCGCTCGCAGCACAACATGGCCGGCTACTGGAAGCAGCCTGAAGAGACAGCGCGCACCATCGATGCCGAGGGCTGGCTGCGCACCGGCGACGCGGGCTACATGGATGCCGAGGGCTACCTGTACATCCACGACCGCGTCAAGGACATGATCATCAGCGGCGGCGAAAACGTCTATCCGGCCGAGGTCGAAAGCGCGATCTACGGCCATCCGCAGGTTGCCGACGTGGCCGTGATCGGCGTGCCGGACGAGAAGTGGGGCGAGGCGGTCAAGGCCATCGTCGTGCTCAAGCCGGGGCAGGCGGCCGACCGCGATGCGATCCTCGCCTGGACGCGCCAGCGCGTGGCGGGCTTCAAGGTGCCGAAGAGCATCGAGTTCGTCGACGCGCTGCCGCGCAACCCGTCGGGCAAGCTGCTGCGCCGCAAGCTGCGCGAGCCGTTCTGGGAAGGCATGAACCGGCAGGTCAACTGA
- a CDS encoding mechanosensitive ion channel family protein, whose translation MRKPEPHALARRRRHAVLGTALALLAGLLALLCALPARAAPADQLAALLAPAEKPVAPASAAAASVPLAQSLDQVIATLQDDGERRALLSQLQTLRQGLAASAAVAAPAAASTPGLIGTMAQVLDEVDSHLREDRGPWQYWGWRTRFAAEEWRAALTQNGTRTGLYSLREFALVLAAWGVCGWLLREAGHRLRRRRAADAPRAPRGKLPELPSWVDVGVYMLRHIGPWVVAFGLTLLLARQLFAQSPASVAAVLLAYAIVAGAVAAAVCQVIFALFRSAHRQLAVRQLLARSPWLLFCTGALAALGNGAADARMAALLGSNLSALVSTLANIAAALGIGVFALGFRRQIGQLISQRPLAFRQAHPAVTDLLRLAGNAWHLPVLAVVVASVIGTVLATGHADVFLRRTVASVALFVAALLLTMVLGRSPKAGARAPRIRDRRRSAYLQRFGRFALALVRVLVWAGFVEMVMRVWGSSLVRLAESSAIGRHLTETALRVTSTVLLAWLVWLLIDTAIMQSLSPTHARAAQPSLRARTILPLVRNASFIGLLVLTVIVVLANLGVNVTPLLAGAGVVGLAIGFGAQSLVQDLITGLFIVIEDSIAIGDSIELPDHAGVVEAMTIRTVKLRDGRGALHTLPYSQIKAVKNLSRGYGYAVLSIGISYQSDLDRALELIRATGADLAHDLRYGRKLMSGLEILGLDRFDPSGPVVLAQIKTRPLMQAEITRAFNARLKRNFDASGIRMASPNLTIQVDGGTVELPSGELAAKAAPQ comes from the coding sequence ATGCGCAAACCCGAACCTCATGCCTTGGCCCGGCGCCGCCGGCATGCCGTGCTGGGCACGGCACTGGCCTTGCTGGCCGGCCTGCTGGCGCTGCTGTGCGCCCTGCCGGCGCGCGCCGCCCCGGCCGACCAGCTCGCCGCCTTGCTGGCGCCGGCGGAAAAACCCGTGGCGCCGGCCAGCGCCGCTGCCGCCAGCGTGCCGCTGGCGCAATCGCTGGACCAGGTCATCGCCACGCTGCAGGACGATGGCGAGCGGCGTGCGTTGTTGAGCCAGCTGCAAACCCTGCGCCAGGGCCTGGCGGCTTCCGCGGCCGTGGCAGCGCCGGCGGCGGCCTCGACGCCCGGGCTGATCGGTACCATGGCGCAGGTGCTCGACGAGGTCGACTCACATCTGCGCGAAGACCGCGGCCCCTGGCAATACTGGGGCTGGCGCACGCGCTTCGCCGCCGAGGAATGGCGCGCCGCGCTGACGCAGAACGGCACGCGCACGGGACTGTATTCGTTGCGCGAATTCGCACTGGTGCTGGCGGCATGGGGTGTTTGCGGCTGGCTGCTGCGCGAGGCCGGCCACCGGCTGCGTCGGCGGCGCGCCGCCGACGCCCCGCGCGCGCCGCGCGGCAAGCTGCCCGAACTGCCGTCATGGGTCGACGTCGGCGTCTACATGCTGCGCCATATCGGGCCGTGGGTGGTGGCGTTCGGGCTGACGCTGCTGCTGGCGCGGCAACTGTTCGCGCAATCGCCGGCCAGCGTCGCCGCGGTGCTGCTCGCCTACGCCATCGTCGCCGGCGCGGTCGCGGCGGCGGTGTGCCAGGTAATCTTCGCGCTGTTCCGCAGCGCGCACCGGCAACTGGCGGTGCGGCAACTGCTGGCGCGCTCGCCGTGGCTGCTGTTCTGCACCGGCGCGCTGGCGGCGCTGGGCAACGGCGCCGCCGACGCCCGCATGGCCGCGCTGCTGGGCAGCAACCTGTCGGCGCTGGTCTCGACCCTCGCCAATATCGCCGCGGCGCTGGGCATCGGCGTGTTCGCGCTGGGTTTCCGCCGCCAGATCGGCCAGCTGATCAGCCAGCGGCCGCTGGCCTTCCGCCAGGCCCACCCCGCCGTGACCGACCTGCTGCGCCTGGCGGGAAACGCCTGGCACCTGCCCGTGCTGGCCGTGGTGGTGGCGTCGGTGATCGGCACCGTGCTGGCCACTGGCCATGCCGATGTGTTCCTGCGCCGCACGGTGGCCTCGGTGGCGCTGTTCGTCGCCGCGCTGCTGCTGACCATGGTGCTGGGGCGCTCGCCCAAGGCCGGCGCGCGCGCGCCGCGCATCCGCGACCGCCGCCGCTCGGCCTACCTGCAGCGCTTCGGGCGCTTTGCGCTGGCGCTGGTGCGGGTGCTGGTCTGGGCCGGTTTCGTGGAAATGGTCATGCGCGTGTGGGGCTCTTCGCTGGTGCGGCTGGCGGAATCTTCGGCCATCGGCCGCCACCTGACCGAAACCGCATTGCGCGTCACCAGCACCGTGCTGCTGGCCTGGCTGGTCTGGCTGCTGATCGATACCGCCATCATGCAGTCCCTGTCGCCCACGCACGCGCGCGCAGCGCAGCCCAGCCTGCGCGCCAGGACCATCCTGCCGCTGGTGCGCAATGCCTCGTTCATCGGCCTGCTGGTGCTGACCGTGATCGTGGTGCTCGCCAACCTGGGGGTCAACGTGACGCCGCTGCTGGCAGGGGCCGGGGTGGTCGGCCTGGCCATCGGCTTCGGCGCGCAAAGCCTGGTGCAGGACCTGATCACCGGACTGTTTATCGTGATCGAGGATTCCATCGCCATCGGCGACTCGATCGAGCTGCCCGACCACGCCGGCGTGGTCGAGGCCATGACCATCCGCACCGTCAAGCTGCGCGACGGCCGCGGCGCGCTGCACACGCTTCCGTACAGCCAGATCAAGGCGGTCAAGAACTTGTCGCGCGGCTACGGCTACGCCGTGCTCAGTATCGGCATCAGCTACCAGAGCGACCTGGACCGGGCGCTGGAACTGATCCGCGCCACCGGCGCCGATCTGGCACACGATCTGCGCTACGGCCGCAAGCTGATGTCCGGACTCGAGATCCTGGGCCTGGACCGCTTCGACCCGAGCGGGCCGGTGGTGTTGGCGCAGATCAAGACCCGTCCGCTGATGCAGGCGGAAATCACGCGCGCCTTTAATGCGCGGCTCAAGCGCAACTTCGACGCCAGCGGCATCCGCATGGCCTCGCCCAACCTGACCATCCAGGTCGATGGCGGGACGGTGGAATTGCCCTCGGGCGAACTGGCGGCGAAAGCGGCGCCGCAGTGA
- a CDS encoding Bug family tripartite tricarboxylate transporter substrate binding protein, with protein MKSARRHLLATLAAATLAPAALLGAGGALAQGSYPSKPVTIVVAYPAGGDVDVLARMLAEKLAPRLKQSVVVENRTGAAGTIGSAYVARANPDGHTLLLAPNTVAIAPLVLRAGTGASYDVQQDFTPISQIGTQSLFVVVNKGTGITRVSDLVARAKAGKVETYATPGNGSPMHIMGELFNKSAGIKISQVPYRGLAPAIVDVIGGQVPVTYITYGAISQYVGNGSLVPLAVADQKRSPFAPNVPTLAELGYKDVEIGAWQALLGPKNMPAEVVRTLNAHVNEILKMPDVVARMATIAVTPSGGEPAVLARLIASDTARYTKVVKEFGIQAD; from the coding sequence ATGAAGTCCGCACGACGACACCTCCTGGCCACGCTGGCCGCCGCCACGCTCGCACCCGCCGCCCTGCTGGGCGCCGGCGGCGCGCTGGCCCAGGGCTCGTACCCGAGCAAGCCTGTCACCATCGTCGTCGCCTACCCCGCCGGCGGCGACGTCGACGTGCTGGCGCGCATGCTGGCCGAGAAGCTGGCTCCGCGCCTGAAGCAATCCGTGGTGGTGGAAAACCGCACCGGCGCCGCCGGCACCATCGGCAGCGCCTACGTGGCGCGCGCCAACCCGGACGGCCACACGCTGCTGCTCGCGCCCAACACCGTCGCGATCGCACCGCTGGTGCTGCGCGCCGGCACCGGCGCCAGCTACGATGTGCAGCAGGACTTCACGCCGATCAGCCAGATCGGCACGCAGTCGCTGTTCGTGGTGGTCAACAAGGGCACCGGCATCACCAGGGTCAGCGACCTGGTGGCGCGTGCCAAGGCCGGCAAGGTCGAGACCTATGCCACCCCGGGCAACGGCTCGCCGATGCACATCATGGGCGAGCTGTTCAACAAGTCCGCCGGCATCAAGATCAGCCAGGTGCCGTACCGTGGCCTGGCGCCCGCCATCGTCGACGTGATCGGCGGCCAGGTGCCGGTCACCTACATCACCTACGGCGCGATCTCGCAGTATGTCGGCAACGGCAGCCTGGTGCCGCTGGCAGTGGCCGACCAGAAGCGCTCGCCGTTCGCTCCCAACGTGCCGACGCTGGCCGAGCTGGGCTACAAGGATGTCGAGATCGGCGCCTGGCAGGCGCTGCTGGGGCCGAAGAACATGCCGGCCGAGGTGGTGCGCACGCTCAACGCGCACGTCAACGAGATCCTGAAGATGCCCGACGTGGTGGCGCGCATGGCCACCATCGCGGTCACGCCTTCTGGCGGCGAGCCGGCGGTGCTGGCCAGGCTGATCGCCAGCGACACCGCCCGCTACACCAAGGTCGTGAAGGAATTCGGCATCCAGGCGGACTGA